One genomic segment of Tachyglossus aculeatus isolate mTacAcu1 chromosome 17, mTacAcu1.pri, whole genome shotgun sequence includes these proteins:
- the AKAP10 gene encoding A-kinase anchor protein 10, mitochondrial isoform X2, whose translation MSFFRRKVKGKEQEKITDAKAIKTAIPVHSPQKSTRNHALLEAAGPSHVAINAISANMDSFSSSRTAALKKQPSHMEAAHFGDLGRSCLDFQAQETKSSLSKTLEQVLQDSIALPYFIQFMELRRMEHLVRFWLEAESFHSTTWSRIRAHSLNTVKQSSLAEQVSPSSKRREATASFPTGFLDKRLEDSSTVQLLVTTSKGTDLNSRTSNALNHSLPFQSRDDVQALHLGVLKADPHSVSMEHQESSRLSVSNRNSPSSALKELSGKLMRSIEQDAVNTFTKYISPDAAKPIPITEAMRNDIVAKICGEDGHVDPNCFIMAQSIVFSAMEQEHFSEFLRSHHFCKYQIEVLTSGTVYLADILFCESALFYFSEYMEKEDAVNILQFWLAADNFQSQLAAKEGQYDGQEAQNDAMILYDKYFSLQATHPLGFDDFVRLEIESNICREGGPLPNCFTTPLRQAWTTMEKVFLPGFLSSNLYYKYLNDLIHSVRGDEFAGGNIALIIHGPGSPPDNESHSSGSESSASQSSVKKANVKILKNFDEAIIVDAASLDPESLYQRTYAGKMTFGRVSDLGQFIRESEPEPDVKKSKGSMFSQAMKKWVQGNTDEAQEEMAWKIAKMIVNDVMQQAQYDQPLEKSTKL comes from the exons tgAAAGGTAAAGAGCAGGAGAAGATCACAGATGCGAAGGCAATTAAAA CCGCAATACCAGTACATTCCCCGCAGAAAAGCACTAGAAACCATGCCCTACTGGAGGCTGCAGGACCAAGCCATGTGGCAATCAATGCCATTTCTGCCAACATGGATTCATTTTCAAGTAGTAGGACagctgccctcaagaagcagccCAGTCACATGGAGGCTGCTCATTTTGGGGACCTAG GGCGATCATGCCTGGACTTTCAGGCCCAAGAGACCAAATCAAGTCTTTCAAAAACCTTGGAACAAGTCTTGCAAGACAGCATCGCCCTCCCGTATTTTATCCAGTTCATGGAACTGCGTCGGATGGAACATTTGGTCAGATTCTGGTTGGAAGCTGAAAGCTTTCACTCCACAACTTGGTCCCGCATAAGAGCACACAGTCTGAATACAGTTAAACAGAGCTCCTTGGCAGAGCAGgtctctccttcctccaaaaGACGTGAAGCCACAGCATCTTTCCCAACTGGATTTCTTGACAAGAGGTTGGAGGACTCCAGCACAGTGCAGCTGCTCGTGACCACATCAAAAGGAACAGACTTGAATAGTAGAACTAGCAACGCCCTGAACCACTCGTTGCCTTTCCAGAGTAGAGACGATGTCCAGGCCCTCCACCTTGGGGTGCTCAAGGCCGACCCACACTCAGTTTCCATGGAGCATCAAGAATCTTCCAGACTTTCAGTATCAAATAGAAATAGCCCTTCTTCTGCACTAAAGGAATTGTCAGGAAAACTAATGAGAA GTATAGAACAGGATGCAGTGAATACTTTTACCAAATATATATCTCCAGATGCTGCTAAACCAATCCCTATTACAGAGGCAATGAGAAACGATATAGTAG CAAAGATttgtggggaagatggacatgtGGATCCTAATTGTTTTATTATGGCACAGTCAATAGTGTTTAGCGCCATGGAACAAGA GCACTTTAGTGAATTTTTGCGAAGTCACCATTTCTGTAAATACCAAATTGAAGTGCTGACCAGTGGGACTGTTTACCTGGCTGATATTCTCTTCTGTGAATCGGCCCTGTTTTATTTCTCTGAG TACATGGAGAAGGAGGATGCTGTGAATATTTTGCAGTTCTGGTTGGCAGCAGATAACTTCCAATCTCAGCTTGCTGCCAAAGAAGGCCAATACGATGGGCAGGAGGCACAGAATGATGCTATGATCTTATATGACAA GTACTTCTCCCTTCAAGCCACGCACCCGCTTGGATTTGATGACTTTGTACGATTAGAAATCGAATCTAATATCTGCCGGGAAGGAGGGCCCCTCCCGAACTGTTTCACAACTCCACTACGTCAGGCTTGGACCACCATGGAGAAG GTGTTTTTACCTGGCTTCTTGTCCAGCAACCTTTATTACAAGTACTTGAATGATCTCATCCATTCAGTCCGGGGAGATGAGTTTGCAGGAGGGAATATTGCACTGATCATTCACGGCCCTGGTAGCCCTCCTGACAACGAGTCTCATTCAAGTGGTTCGGAGAGCTCAGCTTCTCAG TCAAGTGTGAAAAAGGCTAATGTTAAAATCCTGAAAAATTTTGATGAAGCAATAATTGTAGATGCTGCAAGCCTGGATCCAGAGTCTTTATATCAACGAACATATGCAGG gAAGATGACATTTGGGAGAGTCAGTGACTTGGGGCAGTTCATCAGAGAATCTGAACCTGAGCCCGATGTAAAGAAATCCAAAG GATCCATGTTCTCCCAAGCTATGAAGAAATGGGTACAAGGAAAcactgatgag GCCCAAGAAGAGATGGCCTGGAAGATAGCTAAAATGATAGTCAATGATGTAATGCAGCAGGCACAATATGATCAGCCATTAGAGAAATCTACCAAG CTGTGA
- the AKAP10 gene encoding A-kinase anchor protein 10, mitochondrial isoform X1, which translates to MRPTRINLRLSKQFHPGAVKGKEQEKITDAKAIKTAIPVHSPQKSTRNHALLEAAGPSHVAINAISANMDSFSSSRTAALKKQPSHMEAAHFGDLGRSCLDFQAQETKSSLSKTLEQVLQDSIALPYFIQFMELRRMEHLVRFWLEAESFHSTTWSRIRAHSLNTVKQSSLAEQVSPSSKRREATASFPTGFLDKRLEDSSTVQLLVTTSKGTDLNSRTSNALNHSLPFQSRDDVQALHLGVLKADPHSVSMEHQESSRLSVSNRNSPSSALKELSGKLMRSIEQDAVNTFTKYISPDAAKPIPITEAMRNDIVAKICGEDGHVDPNCFIMAQSIVFSAMEQEHFSEFLRSHHFCKYQIEVLTSGTVYLADILFCESALFYFSEYMEKEDAVNILQFWLAADNFQSQLAAKEGQYDGQEAQNDAMILYDKYFSLQATHPLGFDDFVRLEIESNICREGGPLPNCFTTPLRQAWTTMEKVFLPGFLSSNLYYKYLNDLIHSVRGDEFAGGNIALIIHGPGSPPDNESHSSGSESSASQSSVKKANVKILKNFDEAIIVDAASLDPESLYQRTYAGKMTFGRVSDLGQFIRESEPEPDVKKSKGSMFSQAMKKWVQGNTDEAQEEMAWKIAKMIVNDVMQQAQYDQPLEKSTKL; encoded by the exons tgAAAGGTAAAGAGCAGGAGAAGATCACAGATGCGAAGGCAATTAAAA CCGCAATACCAGTACATTCCCCGCAGAAAAGCACTAGAAACCATGCCCTACTGGAGGCTGCAGGACCAAGCCATGTGGCAATCAATGCCATTTCTGCCAACATGGATTCATTTTCAAGTAGTAGGACagctgccctcaagaagcagccCAGTCACATGGAGGCTGCTCATTTTGGGGACCTAG GGCGATCATGCCTGGACTTTCAGGCCCAAGAGACCAAATCAAGTCTTTCAAAAACCTTGGAACAAGTCTTGCAAGACAGCATCGCCCTCCCGTATTTTATCCAGTTCATGGAACTGCGTCGGATGGAACATTTGGTCAGATTCTGGTTGGAAGCTGAAAGCTTTCACTCCACAACTTGGTCCCGCATAAGAGCACACAGTCTGAATACAGTTAAACAGAGCTCCTTGGCAGAGCAGgtctctccttcctccaaaaGACGTGAAGCCACAGCATCTTTCCCAACTGGATTTCTTGACAAGAGGTTGGAGGACTCCAGCACAGTGCAGCTGCTCGTGACCACATCAAAAGGAACAGACTTGAATAGTAGAACTAGCAACGCCCTGAACCACTCGTTGCCTTTCCAGAGTAGAGACGATGTCCAGGCCCTCCACCTTGGGGTGCTCAAGGCCGACCCACACTCAGTTTCCATGGAGCATCAAGAATCTTCCAGACTTTCAGTATCAAATAGAAATAGCCCTTCTTCTGCACTAAAGGAATTGTCAGGAAAACTAATGAGAA GTATAGAACAGGATGCAGTGAATACTTTTACCAAATATATATCTCCAGATGCTGCTAAACCAATCCCTATTACAGAGGCAATGAGAAACGATATAGTAG CAAAGATttgtggggaagatggacatgtGGATCCTAATTGTTTTATTATGGCACAGTCAATAGTGTTTAGCGCCATGGAACAAGA GCACTTTAGTGAATTTTTGCGAAGTCACCATTTCTGTAAATACCAAATTGAAGTGCTGACCAGTGGGACTGTTTACCTGGCTGATATTCTCTTCTGTGAATCGGCCCTGTTTTATTTCTCTGAG TACATGGAGAAGGAGGATGCTGTGAATATTTTGCAGTTCTGGTTGGCAGCAGATAACTTCCAATCTCAGCTTGCTGCCAAAGAAGGCCAATACGATGGGCAGGAGGCACAGAATGATGCTATGATCTTATATGACAA GTACTTCTCCCTTCAAGCCACGCACCCGCTTGGATTTGATGACTTTGTACGATTAGAAATCGAATCTAATATCTGCCGGGAAGGAGGGCCCCTCCCGAACTGTTTCACAACTCCACTACGTCAGGCTTGGACCACCATGGAGAAG GTGTTTTTACCTGGCTTCTTGTCCAGCAACCTTTATTACAAGTACTTGAATGATCTCATCCATTCAGTCCGGGGAGATGAGTTTGCAGGAGGGAATATTGCACTGATCATTCACGGCCCTGGTAGCCCTCCTGACAACGAGTCTCATTCAAGTGGTTCGGAGAGCTCAGCTTCTCAG TCAAGTGTGAAAAAGGCTAATGTTAAAATCCTGAAAAATTTTGATGAAGCAATAATTGTAGATGCTGCAAGCCTGGATCCAGAGTCTTTATATCAACGAACATATGCAGG gAAGATGACATTTGGGAGAGTCAGTGACTTGGGGCAGTTCATCAGAGAATCTGAACCTGAGCCCGATGTAAAGAAATCCAAAG GATCCATGTTCTCCCAAGCTATGAAGAAATGGGTACAAGGAAAcactgatgag GCCCAAGAAGAGATGGCCTGGAAGATAGCTAAAATGATAGTCAATGATGTAATGCAGCAGGCACAATATGATCAGCCATTAGAGAAATCTACCAAG CTGTGA